A genomic window from Lentibacter algarum includes:
- a CDS encoding TRAP transporter large permease subunit yields MELFFLAVLLITMAAALGSGFPVAFALPGSAIITISLAGLAGLMFSGDASAYFHTGGPQQWLSAGVTNLRGVFWEVERDTLIAIPLFIFMGIMLQRSKIAEDLLVTMAQLFGPVPGGLGISVVFVGALLAATTGIVGATVVAMGLISLPAMLRNNYSPSLATGTIAASGTLGQIIPPSIVLIILADQLASATDQASTTRKALHKASTGELSMPSNFDVSSTSAGEMFLGALVPGILLVLIYMLYILIYAYFKPSAAPAVKVEGKFDRAFWGTVAITLIPPLTLIFLVLGSIITGVATVNQAGAIGAAGAMVMAGYRLYDGNNKKLTFVPAILGLVALFMLAYVLGNYEMNIKSIDTPEDQFGITLGIIASVLMIVAVAWSGWRVFRTDGTLDGVMMETAKTTSLVFIILLGAAMLTSAFRAFGGEELVREFLNSLPGGFWTQFIIVMLVIFILGFFLDFIEIAVVVVPIVAPILLADPSANITAVWLGVMIGLNIQTSFLTPPFGFALFYLRGVAPATVKTMQMYKGVIAFISLQLLALGVVGLYPPLVNYLPNRVSFLSENAPPPRNPKMQYCLEEYVGEQLATNGAELEQAIARAQGIDLSGLPKGLAKDLAAGFASAPEAFVQLQTAFDTEVLIEEAAVVYRPKQILVRKVEKEIRKLEEEAEDIRVITGRMKDEEQAKRRARLEAKREEMLAEVEQLKAEIPDTWEPVHDEFAKLTTTEQRARSTYQRNADNAWEAASEALATLEANEAFAALEGELRAMRGFIETVAETDEAGEDTVKALEDKFSDVDGAGDVKSALGKARRALTIKRFDREKALSEFDDAVAEFEAQKSWRANAESLKPELEAYLESIRSTLGLRSQDGLSREAALFMSSCSSVHRDISLNF; encoded by the coding sequence ATGGAACTATTCTTTCTCGCCGTATTGCTGATCACGATGGCTGCTGCGCTTGGCTCGGGCTTTCCCGTGGCGTTTGCGCTGCCCGGATCGGCGATCATAACCATTTCTCTTGCTGGCCTTGCGGGGCTGATGTTTTCAGGGGATGCGAGCGCCTATTTCCACACAGGGGGGCCGCAGCAGTGGCTCTCTGCCGGGGTGACAAACCTTAGGGGGGTCTTCTGGGAGGTTGAGCGAGATACGCTGATTGCGATTCCTCTATTTATCTTCATGGGCATTATGCTTCAGCGCTCAAAAATTGCTGAAGATTTGCTTGTGACCATGGCACAGCTTTTTGGCCCCGTGCCTGGCGGCCTTGGGATTTCTGTTGTGTTTGTAGGCGCGCTGTTGGCCGCGACAACGGGGATTGTGGGCGCAACAGTTGTGGCGATGGGTCTGATCAGCTTGCCTGCGATGTTGCGCAACAACTATTCGCCTTCGCTTGCGACGGGCACGATTGCGGCGTCTGGGACATTGGGGCAGATCATTCCGCCCTCGATCGTTTTGATTATCCTTGCTGACCAACTTGCGAGCGCGACTGACCAAGCGAGCACAACACGTAAGGCGCTTCACAAGGCGTCGACTGGTGAGCTTTCAATGCCGTCAAACTTTGATGTCTCCTCGACATCGGCGGGCGAGATGTTTCTGGGTGCGCTTGTGCCGGGCATTCTGCTTGTTCTGATCTACATGCTCTACATCCTGATTTATGCTTACTTCAAACCGTCTGCAGCGCCTGCCGTGAAAGTGGAAGGTAAGTTTGACCGTGCCTTCTGGGGGACAGTTGCGATTACGCTTATTCCACCGCTCACACTTATCTTCCTTGTTCTTGGCTCTATCATCACGGGCGTTGCGACTGTGAACCAAGCGGGTGCTATCGGCGCTGCGGGTGCGATGGTGATGGCGGGTTACCGGCTCTATGATGGCAACAACAAGAAGCTGACATTTGTGCCTGCGATCCTCGGATTGGTTGCGCTCTTCATGCTGGCTTATGTACTCGGCAACTACGAAATGAACATCAAGTCGATTGATACGCCAGAGGACCAGTTTGGTATCACACTGGGTATCATTGCTTCGGTCCTGATGATTGTTGCGGTTGCATGGAGTGGCTGGCGGGTGTTCCGCACTGATGGCACGCTTGACGGCGTTATGATGGAAACAGCGAAGACGACTTCGCTTGTCTTTATCATTCTGCTCGGTGCTGCGATGCTGACCTCTGCCTTCCGCGCCTTTGGCGGAGAAGAGCTGGTGCGCGAGTTCCTAAACTCTCTACCAGGCGGGTTCTGGACGCAGTTTATTATCGTGATGCTGGTAATCTTCATCCTTGGCTTCTTCCTCGACTTTATCGAGATTGCCGTGGTTGTCGTGCCAATCGTTGCGCCTATCCTGTTGGCGGATCCGAGTGCAAACATTACCGCTGTATGGCTTGGTGTTATGATTGGCTTGAATATCCAGACCAGCTTCTTGACGCCGCCGTTCGGCTTTGCGCTGTTCTATTTGCGGGGCGTTGCGCCTGCTACCGTCAAAACTATGCAGATGTATAAAGGCGTTATTGCCTTCATCAGCTTGCAGCTTTTGGCTCTTGGCGTTGTTGGGCTGTACCCGCCGCTGGTGAACTATTTGCCAAATCGCGTCTCCTTCCTTTCGGAGAATGCGCCACCCCCGCGCAATCCGAAGATGCAGTATTGCCTTGAGGAGTATGTTGGTGAGCAACTCGCGACCAACGGCGCAGAGCTTGAGCAAGCCATTGCACGGGCTCAGGGGATTGATTTGTCTGGGCTTCCTAAGGGCTTGGCAAAAGATCTTGCAGCAGGTTTTGCCTCTGCTCCTGAAGCTTTCGTGCAATTGCAGACCGCTTTTGACACGGAAGTGTTGATTGAAGAAGCTGCTGTCGTTTATCGGCCAAAGCAAATTCTTGTACGCAAAGTCGAGAAGGAAATTCGCAAGCTTGAAGAAGAAGCTGAGGATATTCGTGTCATCACAGGGCGTATGAAGGACGAAGAGCAGGCCAAGCGCCGCGCGCGTCTTGAGGCCAAGCGCGAAGAAATGCTGGCTGAAGTAGAGCAGCTCAAAGCCGAAATTCCTGACACATGGGAGCCTGTGCATGATGAGTTCGCAAAGCTGACAACGACCGAACAGCGCGCGCGCTCAACGTATCAGCGCAATGCGGACAATGCTTGGGAAGCTGCGAGTGAAGCTTTGGCAACATTGGAAGCGAACGAGGCTTTTGCCGCACTTGAAGGTGAGTTGCGCGCCATGCGTGGCTTTATCGAGACGGTTGCTGAAACAGATGAGGCTGGCGAGGACACGGTGAAGGCCTTGGAAGACAAGTTCTCTGATGTCGATGGCGCAGGCGATGTGAAATCAGCTCTTGGTAAGGCGCGCCGCGCTCTTACGATTAAGCGGTTTGATCGTGAGAAAGCGCTCTCGGAGTTTGACGATGCTGTGGCTGAGTTTGAGGCTCAAAAATCTTGGCGGGCGAATGCCGAGAGCCTGAAACCAGAGCTTGAAGCCTATCTTGAAAGCATTCGCAGTACGCTTGGGCTGCGCAGCCAAGACGGGTTGAGCCGCGAGGCCGCTCTGTTCATGTCATCATGTAGCTCGGTCCATCGCGATATCTCGCTGAATTTCTGA
- a CDS encoding TRAP transporter small permease subunit, protein MAFAADLSRTGGAPALLPRSFAWGMLGFLAAFLVINILNIGWGYPNLADAMNGSAGSLIWVPLLITLLGVGGGIGYVLRSPDTALRWDAMKIHGFNAYLIRACFWIIVLTGFADAGIGIARVEGFFNGILSDEMVINMGRSQFLGPMVHFPLMILGGLIAFWHRGVGFHWLALLIVVAMLGIVLSRFVFSYEQALMGDLVRYWYAGLFLFASAYTLFEDGHVRVDVLYAGFGKTKKGFVNAWGSIILGMSTAWVIIIIGLGSKTSIINSPVMNLEITQSGPTGMYIKYQMAAFLGIFAITMLIQFVSYFLESVADKRDEPGHRLVTPTGH, encoded by the coding sequence ATGGCTTTTGCAGCAGATCTATCGCGCACTGGGGGAGCACCAGCGCTTCTTCCGCGCTCCTTTGCTTGGGGGATGCTCGGCTTTTTGGCGGCCTTCCTTGTGATCAATATCCTGAATATTGGATGGGGATATCCCAATCTTGCAGACGCGATGAATGGAAGCGCTGGAAGCCTGATCTGGGTGCCGCTTCTGATCACGCTTCTGGGGGTCGGTGGGGGCATCGGCTATGTGCTACGCTCTCCTGATACAGCACTGCGCTGGGATGCGATGAAAATCCACGGGTTCAACGCCTATCTCATTCGGGCTTGTTTCTGGATTATCGTTCTAACGGGCTTTGCCGACGCAGGTATCGGGATCGCGCGGGTTGAAGGGTTCTTCAACGGTATTTTGAGCGATGAAATGGTCATTAATATGGGCCGCTCGCAGTTTCTTGGGCCGATGGTTCACTTTCCACTTATGATCCTTGGCGGTCTGATTGCATTTTGGCATCGCGGCGTCGGCTTTCACTGGCTGGCACTGCTCATCGTTGTGGCGATGCTTGGCATTGTGCTCTCGCGATTTGTGTTTTCATACGAACAAGCCTTGATGGGCGACCTTGTGCGCTACTGGTATGCGGGGCTTTTCCTGTTTGCCAGTGCTTACACGTTGTTTGAAGACGGCCATGTGCGTGTCGACGTTCTCTATGCTGGCTTTGGCAAGACCAAGAAGGGTTTTGTGAATGCTTGGGGCTCGATCATTCTGGGTATGTCGACGGCGTGGGTGATTATCATCATTGGTCTTGGCAGCAAGACCTCGATCATCAACTCACCTGTGATGAACCTTGAGATCACGCAATCCGGCCCAACCGGCATGTATATCAAATACCAGATGGCGGCCTTTCTCGGCATTTTCGCTATTACAATGCTCATCCAGTTTGTGAGCTATTTTCTTGAATCCGTGGCTGACAAGCGCGACGAGCCGGGGCACCGCCTCGTCACACCAACCGGCCACTGA
- a CDS encoding TRAP transporter substrate-binding protein translates to MDRRKFLKGAAIGAGATALAAPAAIAQGGKQLTIVSTWPRDFPGLGTSAQRLAARIAELGDGAFNVEYFAAGERVGAFDSFDEVSSGNSQAYIGADYYWTGKHPGFAYFTSVPFGMSTPEWNAWIKFGGGQELWDELSGSYGLKALACGSTGTQAGGWFNKEMESPDDFKGLKMRMPGLGGQVLTKMGSSTVSLPGSQIYENLVSGSIEATEWVGPYNDYFMKFYEAAKYYYTGGMHEPGGGLAFGMNKAFWDGLTEYEQAVIEAACNEEHAASHEEAIAKNGEFLSKLVNDHGVQVRAFNDDIWDAMGEAAAEVFADTRAHSELAARIDDSFQAKLVEYGTFMANFEGTFINQRNRVLDII, encoded by the coding sequence ATGGATCGTCGTAAATTTCTGAAAGGTGCTGCTATCGGCGCTGGTGCAACGGCACTGGCCGCACCGGCAGCTATCGCCCAAGGCGGTAAGCAGCTTACAATCGTATCGACATGGCCACGGGACTTCCCGGGTCTGGGTACGTCAGCTCAGCGTCTTGCTGCTCGTATCGCCGAACTCGGCGATGGCGCATTTAACGTTGAGTACTTTGCAGCTGGCGAGCGCGTTGGCGCATTTGACAGCTTTGATGAAGTATCTTCAGGCAACAGCCAAGCTTACATCGGCGCGGACTACTACTGGACAGGTAAGCACCCAGGCTTCGCTTACTTCACATCAGTTCCATTTGGCATGAGCACACCTGAGTGGAATGCTTGGATCAAGTTTGGTGGCGGACAAGAGCTTTGGGACGAACTGTCAGGCAGCTACGGCCTGAAAGCGCTCGCATGTGGCTCAACAGGCACGCAAGCTGGCGGTTGGTTCAACAAAGAGATGGAAAGCCCAGACGACTTTAAAGGTCTGAAAATGCGTATGCCAGGTCTTGGCGGGCAGGTTCTGACAAAAATGGGTTCATCGACTGTTTCGCTTCCAGGCAGCCAGATCTATGAAAACCTCGTATCAGGCTCAATCGAAGCAACAGAGTGGGTTGGTCCGTACAACGACTACTTCATGAAGTTCTATGAAGCCGCCAAGTATTACTACACTGGCGGTATGCACGAGCCAGGCGGCGGTCTTGCGTTCGGCATGAACAAAGCCTTCTGGGACGGCCTCACAGAGTACGAGCAAGCTGTTATTGAAGCTGCATGTAACGAAGAGCACGCGGCTTCACACGAAGAAGCTATTGCTAAAAACGGTGAGTTCCTTTCCAAGCTCGTCAATGACCACGGCGTTCAGGTTCGTGCGTTCAACGACGACATTTGGGATGCAATGGGCGAAGCGGCTGCAGAAGTGTTTGCGGACACCCGTGCGCATTCTGAGCTTGCTGCACGTATCGACGACAGCTTCCAGGCGAAGCTGGTCGAGTACGGTACGTTCATGGCCAACTTCGAGGGTACGTTTATCAACCAGCGTAACCGCGTTCTGGACATCATCTAA
- a CDS encoding protein-tyrosine phosphatase family protein codes for MTLLAGNGSEMAELEISALTVGEGTLAIASLPGRGGDLKGDLARFGEFKPSLVLTMVTDAELEDVGASQFGYDVQGLGCRWAHLPVVDYGVPSDEALARWVEVSAMARAALKGGGRVIVHCKGGCGRSGMAALRLMIEAGEAPDAALKRLRSVRPCAVETADQFNWAIAASSAL; via the coding sequence GTGACACTTTTGGCAGGGAACGGCTCTGAGATGGCGGAGCTGGAGATATCTGCCCTAACGGTGGGCGAGGGGACATTGGCGATTGCCTCTCTTCCGGGGCGTGGGGGCGACTTGAAGGGCGATCTTGCGCGCTTTGGCGAGTTCAAGCCGAGTCTGGTTTTGACGATGGTCACGGATGCAGAGCTGGAAGATGTGGGCGCGAGCCAATTTGGCTATGACGTGCAGGGGCTTGGCTGCCGTTGGGCACATTTGCCTGTGGTGGATTATGGTGTTCCATCAGACGAGGCGCTGGCTCGTTGGGTTGAAGTGAGCGCAATGGCGCGCGCCGCGCTGAAGGGCGGGGGGCGCGTGATCGTGCATTGCAAGGGTGGCTGCGGCCGCTCTGGCATGGCGGCGCTCAGGCTGATGATCGAGGCGGGGGAAGCGCCTGATGCTGCGCTCAAACGTCTGCGGTCTGTTCGGCCCTGTGCTGTGGAAACAGCGGACCAGTTCAACTGGGCAATAGCGGCATCAAGCGCGCTGTGA
- a CDS encoding neutral zinc metallopeptidase has translation MRLRGVRGSRNVEDRRGRGGAGRGAGIGGVGLLLVLALGYFAGVDVSPLLQDQAGYGQSDEARELTPQEVQAGEFAARVLATTEMVWTDKFPELTGRAYEPPVMVLYSGVTQSPCGDASGATGPFYCPADKKAYLDTEFFATMSQQLGAKSDFAAAYVIAHEVAHHVQNELGILPQVNQRRQAVGQTEANQLTVRLELQADCLSGVWARAVEGALEPGDLEEALNAAKQIGDDTLQRRAGRVPQPHTFTHGSSAQRQRWFALGFETGDARQCDTFGRERL, from the coding sequence ATGCGACTAAGGGGCGTGCGGGGAAGCCGCAATGTGGAAGACAGGCGGGGCCGAGGCGGCGCTGGCAGGGGCGCAGGGATTGGCGGCGTTGGTTTACTTCTTGTCTTGGCACTTGGATATTTCGCGGGGGTCGATGTATCGCCTTTGCTTCAAGATCAAGCGGGATACGGTCAGAGCGACGAGGCACGAGAACTCACGCCACAAGAAGTGCAAGCGGGCGAATTTGCGGCCCGAGTTTTGGCGACAACTGAGATGGTCTGGACTGATAAATTTCCCGAACTCACAGGGCGCGCTTATGAGCCGCCTGTCATGGTGCTTTACTCGGGTGTGACGCAAAGCCCATGCGGAGATGCGAGCGGCGCAACGGGGCCTTTCTATTGCCCTGCGGACAAAAAGGCCTACCTCGACACTGAATTTTTCGCAACGATGAGCCAGCAACTTGGAGCAAAGAGTGACTTTGCGGCGGCCTATGTGATTGCTCACGAGGTGGCGCATCATGTGCAAAACGAGCTCGGAATTCTGCCGCAGGTGAACCAGCGGCGCCAAGCTGTGGGGCAGACAGAGGCAAACCAGTTGACGGTACGGCTCGAACTTCAGGCGGATTGCCTCAGTGGGGTCTGGGCACGGGCTGTTGAGGGAGCGCTTGAGCCGGGGGACCTAGAAGAGGCACTCAATGCCGCCAAGCAAATTGGCGATGATACCCTTCAGCGCCGCGCTGGGCGCGTGCCACAGCCACATACCTTTACACACGGATCCAGTGCACAACGTCAGCGTTGGTTTGCGCTTGGATTTGAAACGGGTGATGCGCGCCAATGTGACACTTTTGGCAGGGAACGGCTCTGA
- a CDS encoding DNA polymerase III subunit gamma/tau: MSDTPQTGYQVLARKYRPETFVDLVGQEAMVRTLKNAFAADRIAQAFIMTGIRGTGKTTTARIIAKGMNCIGPDGTGTPTTEPCGVCEHCTAIMEGRHVDVMEMDAASRTGVNDIREIIDSVAYRAASARYKIYIIDEVHMLSTSAFNALLKTLEEPPAHVKFIFATTEIRKVPVTVLSRCQRFDLRRIEPEDMIGMLRRIADSEQAAIADDALALITRAAEGSARDATSLLDQAISHGAGETTADQVRAMLGLADRGRVMDLFEMVMKGDAAGALTELSAQYADGADPMAVLRDLAELTHWVSVVKITPDAANDPTIGPDERARGQGYAEGLGLRVLARMWQMLLKSLEEVAHAPNTMMAAEMAIIRMTHVADLPTPDELVKKLADATPPPSGPSGSPPTGGGNGGGAGFSQSTQAVARSSAGGSGASGGATALAQDPLEALSRYPTFDHVVELIRANRDGKLLMDVEAGVRLVAYQPGRITFEPSPKAPADLANRLGQRLQGWTGNRWAITLVNEDGAETIEERRTAGERAREAEARAHPLVSAVFEAFPTAKILSIRSEADIAAEAQSEALPEVEDEWDPFEED; this comes from the coding sequence ATGAGCGATACTCCACAGACAGGCTATCAGGTTCTCGCGCGTAAATATCGCCCCGAGACTTTTGTTGATCTCGTCGGCCAAGAGGCGATGGTACGCACGCTCAAAAACGCTTTTGCCGCAGATCGCATCGCACAAGCTTTCATCATGACAGGCATCCGTGGAACGGGCAAAACAACAACAGCCCGCATCATCGCCAAAGGCATGAACTGCATCGGCCCCGATGGAACAGGCACGCCCACGACCGAGCCTTGCGGCGTCTGTGAGCACTGCACCGCCATCATGGAAGGCCGCCATGTCGACGTCATGGAAATGGACGCCGCCTCCCGCACTGGCGTCAATGACATCCGTGAAATCATCGACTCTGTCGCTTATCGTGCGGCCTCTGCCCGCTACAAGATTTACATCATCGATGAGGTGCACATGCTGTCCACCTCGGCCTTCAATGCGCTCCTCAAAACACTCGAAGAGCCGCCCGCACATGTGAAGTTTATCTTCGCGACAACGGAAATCCGTAAAGTCCCTGTGACCGTGCTTTCCCGATGCCAGCGCTTTGACCTACGTCGCATCGAACCCGAAGACATGATCGGCATGCTGCGTCGTATCGCTGACAGCGAACAAGCCGCAATCGCCGACGACGCCCTCGCCCTCATCACCCGCGCCGCCGAAGGCTCCGCGCGCGATGCAACGTCGCTCCTGGATCAGGCGATCAGCCATGGCGCTGGAGAAACAACGGCCGATCAGGTCCGCGCGATGCTTGGCCTTGCAGATCGTGGTCGCGTCATGGACCTTTTCGAAATGGTCATGAAAGGCGATGCCGCAGGCGCCTTGACTGAGCTTTCCGCGCAATACGCTGATGGCGCCGATCCCATGGCCGTTCTACGCGATCTAGCAGAGCTCACCCATTGGGTCAGCGTGGTTAAGATCACACCAGACGCGGCCAATGATCCGACGATTGGCCCCGATGAGCGCGCTCGCGGTCAAGGCTACGCCGAAGGCCTCGGCCTACGCGTTCTCGCCCGCATGTGGCAAATGCTGCTCAAGTCGCTCGAAGAAGTTGCCCACGCGCCCAACACCATGATGGCCGCAGAAATGGCAATCATCCGCATGACCCATGTGGCCGATCTGCCCACGCCAGATGAACTTGTAAAAAAACTCGCCGATGCGACCCCGCCGCCCAGCGGCCCGTCAGGTTCTCCACCCACAGGGGGCGGCAACGGCGGCGGCGCAGGCTTCAGCCAGAGCACGCAAGCGGTCGCACGCTCAAGCGCAGGCGGATCAGGGGCCTCTGGCGGTGCAACAGCTCTGGCCCAAGATCCGCTGGAAGCGCTCTCGCGCTACCCCACGTTTGATCATGTGGTCGAGTTGATCCGCGCCAACCGCGACGGCAAGCTCTTGATGGATGTTGAAGCTGGTGTGCGCCTCGTTGCCTATCAGCCTGGCCGGATCACGTTTGAGCCGAGCCCCAAAGCCCCGGCAGATCTTGCCAACCGCCTCGGCCAACGCCTCCAAGGCTGGACGGGCAACCGCTGGGCCATTACCCTCGTCAATGAAGACGGCGCCGAAACCATCGAGGAGCGGCGCACCGCAGGCGAACGCGCCCGCGAAGCCGAGGCGCGCGCACATCCGCTCGTCTCCGCTGTGTTTGAAGCCTTTCCCACCGCCAAAATCCTGAGCATCCGCAGCGAAGCCGATATCGCTGCCGAAGCCCAAAGCGAAGCCCTGCCAGAAGTGGAAGACGAATGGGACCCTTTCGAAGAAGACTGA
- a CDS encoding TauD/TfdA family dioxygenase: MHTSPLHPDFGLTVHDIDLRDVTADHLFPDIRRAFEEHSALLFPAQQMDDATHIRLAELFGPLENREAMAAGRDVAFEVSAVSNETASGVTDAMDLHTLNLQANMLWHTDSTFLPTPALINILTARVLPPSGGGNTELASTRTGWASMPADLKAKLKDAVIWHRLSHSRARISPELARLPEMNKWPDRPWRALWPNPVTGEESLFIASHSFSIEGLGLTEGQEVIDAAIAHCTRPEAVYSHQWAVGDVLLWDERAILHRGQPWDYSEPRTLKSICCSVTEADGLASVRLV, encoded by the coding sequence ATGCACACATCTCCGCTTCATCCCGACTTCGGCCTGACAGTTCACGATATTGATCTTCGAGACGTAACAGCAGATCACCTCTTCCCTGACATACGCCGCGCTTTTGAAGAGCATTCGGCTCTTCTCTTTCCAGCGCAGCAGATGGATGACGCAACCCATATCCGCCTCGCTGAGCTCTTCGGTCCGCTTGAAAACCGCGAGGCGATGGCGGCAGGCCGCGATGTAGCCTTTGAAGTCTCTGCCGTTTCCAACGAAACCGCCTCAGGCGTGACCGATGCGATGGACCTCCACACCCTCAATCTGCAAGCCAACATGCTTTGGCATACAGACAGCACATTCCTGCCGACGCCCGCGCTCATCAATATCCTCACAGCGCGCGTGCTGCCCCCCTCTGGCGGTGGCAACACAGAGCTTGCGAGCACTCGGACAGGCTGGGCCTCTATGCCCGCGGACCTAAAAGCAAAACTAAAAGATGCCGTGATCTGGCATCGCCTCTCGCACTCCCGCGCGCGGATTTCGCCAGAGCTGGCCCGCCTGCCCGAGATGAATAAATGGCCAGACCGCCCTTGGCGCGCACTCTGGCCAAACCCAGTGACGGGTGAAGAGAGCCTCTTTATCGCCTCTCACAGCTTTTCCATCGAAGGGCTCGGCCTGACTGAGGGGCAAGAAGTGATCGACGCGGCCATTGCCCATTGCACCCGCCCCGAAGCGGTCTATTCGCATCAATGGGCTGTCGGCGACGTCTTGCTCTGGGACGAGCGCGCTATTCTACACCGCGGTCAACCATGGGATTATTCCGAGCCCCGCACCCTCAAATCAATCTGCTGCTCCGTCACAGAGGCCGATGGCCTCGCAAGCGTCCGCCTTGTTTGA
- a CDS encoding NUDIX domain-containing protein yields the protein MFETRDQFFVEAHLVVERAGELLMLLRQNTGYMDGHWGLVAGHVDAGETFREAMAREAFEEAGLKLVPDQLRLAHIMHRKSDSERVSLFFTSDAITGEPQNMEPEKCAALLWQPRDTLPDTTIPYIRAALDHIAEGRQYSEFGW from the coding sequence TTGTTTGAAACGCGCGATCAGTTCTTCGTCGAAGCCCACCTCGTGGTTGAGCGTGCAGGTGAGCTGCTTATGCTCTTGCGCCAGAACACGGGCTATATGGATGGTCACTGGGGCCTCGTAGCGGGCCATGTCGATGCGGGCGAAACCTTCCGCGAGGCGATGGCGCGTGAGGCCTTCGAGGAGGCAGGGCTCAAACTAGTGCCCGATCAGCTTCGCCTTGCGCATATCATGCATCGCAAATCAGACAGCGAACGCGTCTCCCTCTTCTTCACATCCGATGCCATAACAGGTGAGCCGCAAAATATGGAGCCTGAGAAATGTGCAGCCCTCCTATGGCAGCCGCGCGACACACTACCAGACACGACAATTCCATATATTCGCGCGGCCCTCGACCATATCGCCGAGGGCCGCCAATACTCAGAATTCGGCTGGTAG
- a CDS encoding YbaB/EbfC family nucleoid-associated protein, producing MLKGLGQLGDMAGMMKKAQAMQKQMEELQDDLHNLMVTGQSGAGLVTATCSAKGELKGLDIDPSIFNPDEKEVVEDLILAAIKDAQAKASEKAQEEMARITESLGLPKDMKLPF from the coding sequence ATGCTTAAAGGACTTGGCCAGCTCGGCGATATGGCGGGCATGATGAAAAAAGCGCAAGCGATGCAAAAGCAGATGGAAGAGCTGCAAGACGACCTGCACAATCTCATGGTCACAGGCCAGAGCGGTGCAGGCCTTGTCACAGCCACCTGCTCCGCAAAGGGCGAGCTCAAAGGCCTTGATATCGACCCGTCAATCTTCAACCCTGACGAAAAAGAAGTCGTAGAAGATCTGATCCTCGCCGCAATCAAAGACGCACAAGCCAAGGCCAGTGAAAAGGCTCAGGAAGAAATGGCCCGCATCACAGAAAGCCTCGGGCTGCCCAAAGACATGAAGCTGCCGTTCTAA
- the recR gene encoding recombination mediator RecR, which yields MSNSTRDIDALIELMAKLPGLGPRSARRAVLHLIRKRALLLMPLADMMHAVAVTARECLRCGNIGTTDICDICTSPKRATGEICVVEDVADLWAMERSGVFKGRYHVLGGTLSALDSVGPEDLRIPQLVTRLDSENITEVILAVGATIDGQTTAHYIADQLQGSVKLTSLAQGVPIGGELDYLDDGTITAALNARKEM from the coding sequence ATGAGCAACTCCACCAGAGATATCGACGCGCTCATTGAGCTGATGGCAAAACTGCCTGGCCTTGGCCCGCGCTCTGCGCGCCGCGCCGTGCTGCATCTCATCCGCAAGCGCGCGCTTTTGCTCATGCCATTGGCCGATATGATGCACGCCGTCGCCGTCACAGCCCGCGAGTGTTTGCGCTGTGGCAATATCGGCACGACAGATATCTGCGATATATGCACCTCGCCCAAACGTGCGACAGGTGAGATTTGCGTCGTTGAAGACGTAGCCGATCTCTGGGCCATGGAGCGCTCTGGCGTCTTCAAGGGCCGCTATCATGTGCTTGGCGGAACACTCTCGGCGCTTGACAGCGTTGGGCCTGAAGATCTGCGCATCCCACAGCTCGTCACACGACTAGACAGCGAAAACATCACCGAGGTGATCCTTGCCGTCGGCGCGACAATCGATGGCCAGACCACGGCCCATTACATCGCTGATCAGCTTCAAGGCAGCGTTAAACTCACCTCTCTCGCCCAAGGGGTCCCGATCGGCGGTGAGCTAGACTATTTGGACGATGGCACAATCACTGCCGCCCTCAACGCACGCAAAGAGATGTGA